In the Campylobacter sp. RM6914 genome, one interval contains:
- a CDS encoding phosphatidylglycerophosphate synthase — MNELESIKEIGIKEVARKTHIEPIFLQYIVDKNFEKLVRLNARGYIKILQREYNLELSSWLEEYEAFLNEHKPQNVNSIKINPKIPAYTSDTTSARKSRGSFSWLAWLVILFALGGGVYYFEAYKYLENLPSLFEDENRSAVYSDSSIVNEVKQNIKEANITITKTQFPQDENLTKEKEAVESNVAKLAPKIEQNASTIVINIEQNLDQNVGTQSSALERLTTSITEPKDKNVTAPTAVIVPKQRVWIGVINLENDQKISRDSSENLTIDLSKRQLIVCGNGQLELKVGDKISKFAPGKAVRLLVENGEIKPITYDEFIMLNKGKTW, encoded by the coding sequence ATGAATGAACTTGAGAGCATAAAAGAGATCGGGATAAAAGAAGTTGCGAGAAAGACGCATATTGAGCCAATTTTTTTACAATACATAGTTGATAAAAATTTTGAAAAATTGGTGCGTTTAAATGCAAGAGGTTATATTAAAATTTTGCAACGCGAGTATAATCTTGAGCTTAGTTCGTGGCTTGAAGAGTATGAGGCATTTTTAAACGAACACAAGCCTCAAAATGTAAATTCTATAAAAATCAACCCTAAAATTCCAGCCTATACCTCAGACACCACTTCTGCTAGAAAGTCGCGAGGCTCGTTTTCATGGTTGGCTTGGCTTGTTATCTTGTTTGCTCTTGGTGGCGGGGTTTATTATTTTGAAGCTTATAAATACCTAGAAAATTTGCCAAGTCTTTTTGAGGATGAAAATCGAAGTGCGGTTTATTCTGATTCTAGTATAGTAAATGAGGTCAAGCAAAACATTAAAGAGGCAAATATAACGATAACCAAAACACAGTTTCCGCAAGATGAAAATTTGACAAAAGAAAAAGAAGCCGTAGAGAGCAACGTAGCTAAACTAGCACCAAAGATCGAGCAAAACGCAAGCACGATCGTTATAAATATAGAGCAAAATTTAGATCAAAACGTAGGCACTCAAAGCTCTGCGCTTGAGAGATTAACTACAAGCATAACTGAACCAAAAGACAAAAACGTCACCGCCCCTACAGCTGTTATCGTGCCAAAACAACGCGTTTGGATAGGAGTCATAAATCTTGAAAATGACCAAAAAATATCCAGAGACTCAAGCGAAAATTTAACGATAGATCTAAGTAAAAGACAGCTTATAGTTTGCGGCAACGGTCAGTTAGAACTAAAAGTAGGTGACAAAATAAGTAAATTTGCTCCCGGTAAGGCAGTCAGGCTTTTGGTTGAAAACGGAGAGATAAAACCTATAACTTATGATGAATTTATCATGTTAAACAAAGGTAAAACGTGGTGA